A genomic segment from Actinoplanes sichuanensis encodes:
- a CDS encoding OsmC family protein encodes MTSGHVDVGHLDGDTYQIRVRGHHLTVDQPADAGGTDKAPTPTELFAASLAACVAFYAGRYLHRHGYDRTGLRVRAEFDMATDRPARVTAIRVTVQPPAGFPAERLPALTAVAGHCTVHNTLTHPPAVTVTVE; translated from the coding sequence ATGACCAGCGGGCACGTCGACGTCGGCCACCTCGACGGCGACACCTACCAGATCCGGGTACGCGGCCACCACCTCACCGTCGACCAACCGGCCGACGCCGGAGGCACCGACAAGGCACCCACCCCGACCGAACTGTTCGCCGCGTCCCTCGCCGCCTGCGTGGCCTTCTACGCCGGCCGGTACCTTCACCGGCACGGCTACGACCGGACCGGGCTACGCGTGCGAGCCGAATTCGACATGGCCACCGACCGGCCCGCCCGAGTCACCGCCATCCGGGTCACCGTCCAACCACCCGCGGGCTTTCCCGCCGAGCGCCTCCCGGCGCTGACCGCCGTGGCCGGGCACTGCACCGTCCACAACACCCTCACCCACCCACCCGCCGTCACCGTCACCGTCGAGTAG
- a CDS encoding response regulator transcription factor, whose product MPGSVLVVEDDRELRDVVRRYLERAGHTVHTTGSGAEALSLLETGGLDLVVLDLSLPDVDGLDVLAAARQGDEVPVVVLTARSQVEDRIDGLRRGADDYVTKPFSPTELVLRVQAVLHRTHSAAAEPNATTYGGGRLRIDGTRHETSLDGTVLELTPTEWGLLAVLAATPGRVFSRYELVNRVRGYEFTGYERTIDSHVRNLRRKLGDPGSEIVQTVLGVGYRLGWSHDR is encoded by the coding sequence ATGCCCGGTTCGGTCCTCGTGGTCGAGGACGACCGCGAACTACGCGACGTGGTACGCCGCTACCTCGAACGAGCCGGGCACACCGTGCACACCACCGGCTCCGGCGCCGAGGCGCTGAGCCTGCTGGAGACCGGAGGCCTGGACCTGGTCGTCCTCGATCTGAGCCTGCCCGATGTGGACGGCCTCGACGTGCTGGCCGCCGCCCGCCAGGGCGACGAGGTGCCGGTGGTGGTGCTGACCGCACGCAGCCAGGTCGAGGACCGCATCGACGGGCTACGCCGCGGCGCCGACGACTACGTCACCAAACCGTTCAGCCCCACCGAACTCGTCCTGCGTGTCCAGGCCGTCCTACACCGCACCCACAGCGCCGCCGCCGAGCCGAACGCGACAACCTACGGCGGTGGGCGGCTACGCATCGACGGCACTCGGCACGAGACGTCGCTCGACGGCACCGTGCTGGAACTGACCCCGACCGAATGGGGGCTGCTGGCCGTTCTGGCGGCCACGCCCGGCCGGGTCTTCTCCCGATACGAGCTGGTCAACCGGGTCCGCGGCTACGAGTTCACCGGTTATGAACGCACCATCGACTCCCATGTGAGGAACCTGCGCCGCAAACTCGGCGACCCCGGCAGCGAGATCGTCCAAACCGTCCTCGGCGTCGGATACCGCCTCGGGTGGTCCCATGACCGCTGA